In Spiroplasma litorale, a single genomic region encodes these proteins:
- the phoU gene encoding phosphate signaling complex protein PhoU, which translates to MSYNKILDRDIEIIKKDLLSIIESTKAQYASTFDSLKTKNYQLAQEVIDNDIKINDMQNNFTRMALWKIAKQQMVAGDLRLAVGGVLICREVERIADVAKNICYFSLKYKPETIELQQISKMFNLVNKMLNIILNLVENFNEDQHKKVIEVEEQLTNEFNDINKTLAEKILNSKNKEDAVKIITIVKQLKNLERASEQLLNIEETVHFIRTGKFEELQEFINMKNEKK; encoded by the coding sequence ATGTCATACAATAAAATATTAGATAGAGATATAGAAATAATAAAAAAAGATTTATTATCAATTATAGAATCTACAAAAGCGCAATACGCAAGTACTTTTGATTCATTAAAAACAAAAAACTATCAATTAGCTCAAGAAGTTATAGATAATGATATTAAAATAAATGATATGCAAAATAACTTTACAAGAATGGCTTTATGAAAAATCGCAAAACAACAAATGGTTGCAGGAGACCTTAGATTAGCAGTTGGTGGTGTTTTAATTTGTAGGGAAGTCGAAAGAATTGCTGACGTTGCAAAAAATATTTGTTACTTTTCTTTAAAATATAAACCTGAAACAATTGAGCTCCAACAAATTTCTAAAATGTTTAATCTTGTAAATAAAATGCTCAATATTATATTAAATTTAGTGGAAAACTTTAATGAAGATCAACACAAAAAAGTAATTGAAGTTGAAGAACAATTGACAAATGAATTTAATGATATAAACAAGACTTTAGCTGAAAAAATATTAAATTCAAAAAATAAAGAAGATGCCGTTAAAATAATAACTATTGTTAAACAATTAAAAAACTTAGAACGTGCAAGTGAACAACTTTTAAATATTGAAGAAACTGTACATTTTATCAGAACTGGTAAATTTGAAGAGTTACAAGAATTCATTAATATGAAAAATGAAAAAAAATAA
- the pstA gene encoding phosphate ABC transporter permease PstA, with the protein MKDKNRTMKKYKSKLKKIDVASKNLIIFMTVIVILILAILVSFILYKSVTFFKEFPFFKFIFTGEWAPGKDGSTDSSYGIGRIILSTLMMLFISLLFAIPLTIFSSLFICEYLKGRTKKFVILFIQLLAGIPSVVFGLFAIDQIGPMFVKMGAPTGANMMTASLTLSFMALPTMIALSINAIEAVPEGHKYASLALGMTKERTTYSVVLVSATPKIITAIITGIARIIGETMAVILIAGNSARGLNTDDGFLGFLFSSIKTLAGTIGLEMLENNGSTHESSLYAIGLVLFIVVIVINLIIIAIGNVGNRKNNKHKKNKKFATTGFNKNYSYDPHKLDVLVKTNTESRFWKKTHSLTLKTFMITSTAIIIGFISWILLTVIFKGVMNFNYHSFLEISGQRSGIFALLLTTILLVISTIIFAIPLSLFIALYLAEYAHKDSKFAKVIRFSINVLASTPSIVFGVFGLSLFVTAIGLPMSIFAASLTMTIVIMPTMITSFEDSITSVPTLYKEAAYGIGMSKTGVMFKVVIPNSLKGFMTTIILSISRIIGESAPVYLTLGTAVRMPSDGFFSSGATLTTEIYMLASEGSSAELLGTAYQIAFVTILLVLGLIFLSRYISNKLDPLHKKITFKNRFILLYNSIFKYNYKKGFKRLLKNIRRRFKKLWRLINFKNIRIYYKNSKIRKKVIKDIIKDSKKRIDSK; encoded by the coding sequence ATGAAAGATAAAAATAGAACAATGAAAAAATATAAGTCTAAACTTAAAAAAATTGATGTTGCTTCAAAAAATCTAATAATTTTCATGACTGTGATTGTAATATTGATTTTAGCAATATTGGTTTCATTTATACTTTACAAGTCAGTTACATTTTTTAAAGAATTCCCTTTCTTTAAATTTATTTTCACAGGGGAATGAGCTCCTGGAAAAGACGGATCAACTGATTCAAGTTATGGTATAGGTAGAATTATATTGTCTACATTAATGATGTTATTTATATCGCTGCTATTTGCAATCCCATTAACAATTTTTAGTTCATTATTTATATGTGAATATTTAAAAGGGAGAACTAAAAAATTTGTAATATTATTTATACAATTACTTGCAGGTATTCCTTCAGTTGTATTTGGATTATTTGCAATCGATCAAATTGGACCTATGTTTGTAAAAATGGGTGCACCAACTGGTGCAAACATGATGACTGCAAGTTTAACTCTATCATTTATGGCATTGCCAACAATGATAGCACTTTCAATTAATGCAATTGAAGCAGTTCCTGAAGGTCATAAGTATGCTTCGTTAGCACTTGGTATGACTAAAGAAAGAACTACATACAGCGTTGTTCTAGTGTCAGCTACTCCAAAAATAATCACCGCTATTATAACAGGTATTGCAAGAATTATTGGTGAGACAATGGCTGTTATACTAATAGCAGGTAACTCTGCTAGAGGTTTAAACACAGATGATGGCTTTTTAGGATTTTTATTTTCATCTATTAAAACTTTAGCAGGTACAATAGGATTAGAAATGCTTGAAAATAATGGTTCTACTCATGAATCATCTTTATATGCAATTGGTCTTGTGTTATTTATTGTAGTAATAGTCATAAATTTAATTATTATCGCAATTGGTAATGTTGGTAACAGAAAAAATAATAAACATAAGAAAAATAAAAAATTTGCAACAACTGGTTTTAACAAAAATTATTCTTATGATCCACATAAATTAGATGTTTTAGTAAAAACAAATACAGAATCAAGATTCTGAAAAAAAACTCACAGCTTAACTTTAAAAACATTTATGATAACTTCTACTGCAATAATAATAGGTTTTATATCCTGAATATTATTAACTGTAATTTTTAAAGGTGTTATGAATTTTAACTATCATTCATTTTTAGAGATTTCAGGACAAAGGTCTGGGATATTTGCATTATTACTTACAACAATACTTTTGGTAATATCAACAATAATATTTGCAATTCCTTTATCATTATTTATAGCTTTATATTTAGCTGAGTATGCACATAAAGATAGTAAATTTGCAAAAGTAATTAGATTTAGCATCAATGTATTGGCATCAACTCCAAGTATTGTTTTCGGAGTTTTTGGTTTAAGTTTATTTGTTACAGCTATTGGTTTACCTATGTCTATATTTGCAGCAAGTTTAACAATGACAATCGTTATAATGCCAACAATGATTACATCGTTTGAAGATTCAATTACTTCTGTACCAACTTTATACAAAGAAGCGGCTTATGGAATAGGAATGTCTAAGACTGGGGTTATGTTTAAGGTTGTTATACCAAACTCACTTAAGGGATTTATGACAACAATTATCCTTTCGATTTCAAGAATTATTGGTGAATCTGCGCCTGTATATTTAACATTGGGTACTGCTGTTAGAATGCCAAGTGATGGATTCTTTTCTTCTGGAGCAACTTTAACAACTGAAATTTATATGCTAGCATCTGAAGGTAGTTCTGCTGAACTTTTAGGAACTGCTTATCAAATTGCGTTTGTTACAATATTATTAGTTCTTGGTCTTATATTTTTAAGCAGATATATAAGTAATAAATTAGATCCACTTCATAAAAAAATTACATTTAAAAATAGATTTATTCTACTTTATAACTCAATATTTAAATATAATTATAAAAAAGGTTTCAAAAGATTATTAAAAAATATTAGAAGAAGATTCAAAAAATTATGAAGGTTAATAAATTTTAAAAATATAAGAATTTATTATAAAAATAGTAAAATAAGAAAAAAAGTTATTAAAGATATAATTAAAGATTCTAAAAAAAGAATTGATTCAAAATAA
- a CDS encoding PfkB family carbohydrate kinase, producing the protein MKILVIGSALYQINLKVNNLPELGGQVRTNHEEKTIGGCAYNVAKIVKKYNNSIELFIPIGNGNISKLIKKEVKKLRSKLVLKDCKSDNGYCLNLITPNGERTFITKNGVENTIEEKWFKKVDKNYDCIYFDGYKLLNDKSKYLIDYLKRKKIQEFIFL; encoded by the coding sequence ATGAAAATATTAGTTATAGGATCTGCATTATATCAAATTAATCTAAAAGTTAATAACTTGCCTGAACTCGGAGGACAAGTTAGAACAAACCATGAAGAGAAAACAATTGGTGGATGCGCTTATAATGTTGCTAAAATAGTTAAAAAATATAATAATAGTATTGAACTATTTATTCCTATAGGTAACGGAAATATCTCAAAGTTAATAAAAAAAGAAGTCAAAAAGCTTAGAAGTAAATTAGTTTTAAAAGATTGTAAGTCTGATAATGGATATTGTTTAAATTTAATAACTCCAAATGGTGAAAGAACTTTTATAACAAAAAACGGTGTTGAAAATACAATTGAAGAAAAGTGGTTTAAAAAGGTTGATAAAAACTATGATTGTATATATTTTGATGGTTATAAGTTATTAAATGACAAATCAAAGTATTTAATAGATTATCTTAAAAGGAAAAAAATTCAAGAATTTATTTTTCTGTAA
- a CDS encoding lipoprotein, whose product MKKLLSFLAAFSMVATSSATVISCGNSEGGEQSSTKKDLATAVKEKNLGSIKGSNEKPTVDDIVKAINAKNKDLNLTKEDVKFSGEWTIKKAKLQANETSKNFSGSVEVNYEYSVSNAQRTPFDIGLVSQVIDNKDLGKLVRPNSFNEGYLMVSDIKNREKIHNDLDRFIRAVLEKAKGYYDIDADTIMKMIQVEYKDKDGNIISEDNKEITTIRGTIIPGHEDDIDGFHVTGEVNIKIKQYASFKEQYDVTNLGDILFTDVNDKYLIENDLITAFKSKNEKLSSFEQLEIREYDLEKGQAKIGVQINGDYDQNPVSISFNKSNKPEEGKIGKFNLDEFKGVINMPFSQEQEVNAESLSDYLNTVDNAMEFWQSFVSNSGKYFFIGQKSQESEASSAKDGTVDLAQFKKDFAGIADFSVNQENTEITLSFKTTALNKYSGYQISGKTVIEIE is encoded by the coding sequence ATGAAAAAATTATTAAGTTTTTTAGCAGCCTTTTCAATGGTTGCAACATCAAGTGCCACTGTAATTTCTTGTGGTAATTCAGAAGGTGGAGAACAAAGTAGCACCAAAAAAGATTTAGCAACAGCTGTAAAGGAAAAAAATCTTGGATCAATAAAGGGTTCTAATGAAAAACCTACTGTTGATGATATAGTGAAGGCAATAAATGCAAAAAATAAGGATTTAAATTTAACTAAAGAAGATGTTAAATTTAGTGGAGAATGAACAATTAAAAAAGCTAAATTACAAGCAAATGAAACTTCAAAAAATTTTAGTGGAAGTGTTGAAGTAAATTACGAATATAGTGTTAGCAATGCTCAAAGAACACCTTTTGACATTGGATTAGTCTCACAAGTTATTGACAATAAAGATTTAGGTAAACTTGTTAGACCAAACTCTTTTAATGAAGGTTATTTAATGGTTTCAGATATTAAAAATAGGGAAAAAATACATAATGATTTAGATAGATTTATAAGAGCTGTTTTAGAAAAGGCAAAAGGATATTATGATATCGATGCTGATACTATAATGAAAATGATCCAAGTTGAGTATAAAGATAAAGATGGTAATATTATTTCAGAAGATAATAAGGAAATCACTACAATAAGAGGTACAATAATACCTGGTCATGAAGATGATATTGATGGATTCCATGTAACTGGAGAAGTAAACATAAAAATCAAACAATATGCTTCATTTAAAGAACAATACGATGTAACTAACCTTGGAGATATACTTTTCACAGATGTAAATGATAAATATTTAATTGAAAATGATTTAATCACAGCATTTAAAAGTAAAAATGAAAAACTTTCAAGTTTTGAACAATTAGAAATTAGAGAATATGACTTAGAAAAAGGTCAAGCAAAAATTGGAGTACAAATAAATGGTGATTATGATCAAAACCCAGTAAGTATTTCATTTAATAAATCCAATAAACCAGAGGAAGGAAAAATTGGAAAATTTAATTTAGATGAATTTAAAGGGGTTATAAATATGCCATTCTCACAAGAACAAGAAGTTAATGCCGAATCATTAAGTGATTATTTAAATACAGTCGACAATGCAATGGAATTTTGACAATCATTTGTTTCAAATTCAGGAAAATATTTCTTTATTGGACAAAAATCTCAGGAATCAGAAGCAAGTAGTGCTAAGGATGGAACTGTAGATTTAGCACAATTTAAAAAAGATTTTGCAGGAATTGCTGATTTTAGTGTTAATCAAGAAAATACCGAAATAACACTTTCATTTAAAACAACAGCGCTAAATAAATATAGTGGTTATCAAATAAGCGGTAAAACAGTAATTGAAATTGAGTAA
- a CDS encoding IS3 family transposase: MSYNEINDHINWYNNERIQKRLIWKTPTSVGVKI; the protein is encoded by the coding sequence ATGAGTTACAATGAAATAAATGATCATATTAATTGGTACAACAATGAAAGAATTCAAAAAAGATTAATTTGAAAAACGCCAACTAGTGTTGGTGTTAAAATATAA
- a CDS encoding IS3 family transposase: MKLERALKKHLAKTTKEKYFAIFNVKRMFSLKLSYLYLKVSRYGYLKWLKNGKPKYKNYNRILAIKIRCLFYLFKKRYGYNMITLFLNKYFKERLNPWVVYRYMKTMSLKAAKKKKVPNYDKSGPLRFENLLNRNFNSKI; encoded by the coding sequence TTGAAACTGGAACGAGCTTTAAAAAAGCATTTGGCGAAGACGACTAAGGAAAAGTACTTCGCCATTTTTAATGTTAAAAGAATGTTTTCTTTGAAATTATCTTATTTATATTTAAAAGTTTCAAGGTATGGATATTTAAAATGACTTAAAAACGGAAAACCAAAGTATAAAAATTATAATAGAATTTTAGCAATTAAGATAAGATGCCTTTTTTACTTGTTTAAAAAAAGATATGGTTATAATATGATAACTTTATTTTTAAACAAATACTTTAAAGAAAGATTAAACCCTTGAGTTGTTTATAGATATATGAAAACAATGAGTTTAAAAGCAGCAAAGAAAAAGAAAGTTCCAAACTATGATAAATCAGGTCCATTAAGATTTGAAAATCTACTAAATAGAAACTTTAATTCTAAAATTTAA
- a CDS encoding AAA family ATPase: MIFLKRIEALGFKSFAEEIKLDFDFSMTGIVGPNGSGKSNINDAIMWALGEQSYKTLRGDSMEDIVFSGSSERKALNLAEVTLVFDNSNRSFSSLDFNEVAITRKYFKSSKESEYYINKSRVRLKDIQDIALETGLTKSSLAIISQGSISNFVESKPEDRRKLFDEAAGVARYKKRKEEAIRKLSRTQENLDRINDIINEIERKLPSLQKQSLKAKEYSETFEELKKIEVSVLLNDILLYKNKLEDLSKEKADIQTEINILEKNISKSTLEYNQLRSTSGENEKELSKLNKDFTKIVEKISELKVAKITLESKKEKSSIDDNEYKISDLKSQSKEIEVQIDSEESRLAKLLNEKHDKKIKVDDLSSKRYKLNNELEHINKTISKLEVLIENLIIKKNSLDNLFDGVKNILENKNILPGIIGTVSDFIKVKKEHELAISEALQNNLQNIIVKNTNNIKNAIEFLKSNKGGYATFLPLDTLRANYINDELKFVIKNTDGFIGFGNEIVSIEKKYKIIVDYLLSNYLFVNNFDNAINLSKVTNSKFHIITLDGQRILPYGAVVGGSKKNKNLNLFDANKIEQLEEEKKQLIINQEEIEKQILNLSEEIDLQREHHNEIQASIATSKKTSESLEKQLTKIKDEFRILTGKELSSEEIEYKSIDEQIIKLIEEIAESNNLKQEIEKEINVIRSLKDQSSQKQNELYKSLEEDRNMLSVLKEKYSSINSDKNLLLEKETNAKAHLAQDYNMTYENALKIKENKLDNEKEVREKIKELRLKITNLGNINLDSIQEYEEENSRYEMYLNQSNEIYESIKNLKGAIVDMDHQMIDQFRKIITDVNKVLPETFATLFGGGNASIIYTNPEDILNTGIDLKLAPPGKKISNLNLLSGGEKSMVALSVLFSILKVRPIPLVILDEVEAPLDIANVERFAKYIKTFINNTQFIIVTHRIGTMENCDKLFGATMEQKGITKIVQIKLVDAKKITNSN; encoded by the coding sequence ATGATATTTTTAAAAAGAATAGAAGCTTTAGGCTTTAAATCTTTTGCTGAAGAAATTAAACTTGATTTTGATTTTTCAATGACTGGAATAGTTGGACCAAATGGTAGTGGAAAATCAAATATAAACGATGCCATAATGTGAGCTTTAGGAGAACAATCTTATAAGACTTTACGTGGTGATTCTATGGAAGACATTGTTTTTTCTGGAAGTAGTGAAAGAAAAGCTTTAAATTTAGCAGAAGTAACTCTTGTATTTGATAACTCAAATAGATCATTTAGTTCATTGGATTTTAATGAAGTTGCCATTACTAGAAAATACTTTAAATCAAGTAAAGAATCTGAATATTACATTAATAAATCAAGAGTAAGATTGAAAGATATACAAGATATCGCTTTAGAAACTGGTTTAACCAAATCGAGTCTTGCAATTATTTCACAAGGATCAATAAGTAATTTTGTAGAATCTAAACCTGAAGACAGAAGAAAACTTTTTGATGAAGCAGCTGGTGTTGCTAGATACAAAAAGAGAAAAGAAGAAGCAATAAGAAAGTTGTCAAGAACTCAAGAAAATTTAGATAGAATAAATGATATTATAAATGAAATTGAAAGAAAGTTACCAAGCCTACAAAAACAATCTTTAAAAGCTAAAGAATATAGTGAAACTTTTGAGGAACTAAAAAAAATTGAGGTTTCTGTACTTTTAAATGACATTTTATTGTACAAAAATAAACTAGAAGATTTATCTAAAGAAAAAGCTGATATTCAAACAGAAATTAATATATTAGAAAAAAATATTAGCAAAAGTACTTTAGAATACAATCAACTTAGATCAACTAGTGGTGAAAATGAGAAAGAGCTTTCTAAACTTAATAAGGACTTCACAAAAATAGTTGAAAAAATAAGTGAATTAAAAGTTGCAAAGATTACATTAGAATCAAAAAAAGAAAAGTCTAGCATCGATGACAATGAATATAAAATATCAGATTTAAAGTCACAGTCAAAAGAAATTGAAGTTCAAATTGATTCTGAAGAAAGTAGACTTGCAAAACTTTTAAATGAAAAGCATGATAAAAAAATAAAAGTTGATGATTTGTCTTCTAAAAGATATAAATTAAATAATGAATTAGAACATATAAATAAAACAATTTCTAAATTAGAGGTATTAATAGAAAATTTAATTATTAAAAAAAATTCATTAGATAATTTATTTGATGGTGTAAAAAATATTTTAGAAAATAAAAATATACTACCTGGTATTATTGGAACAGTATCTGATTTTATAAAAGTTAAAAAGGAACATGAGTTAGCAATCTCTGAAGCTTTACAAAATAATTTACAAAATATAATTGTAAAAAATACAAACAACATAAAAAATGCAATAGAATTTTTAAAATCTAATAAGGGAGGGTACGCCACTTTCTTACCATTGGATACTCTGAGAGCAAATTATATTAATGACGAACTTAAGTTTGTTATAAAAAATACAGATGGATTTATAGGTTTTGGAAATGAAATTGTTTCAATAGAAAAAAAATACAAAATAATAGTTGATTATCTATTGTCTAATTATTTGTTTGTAAATAATTTTGATAATGCAATAAATCTTTCAAAAGTTACAAATTCTAAATTTCATATTATTACTTTAGATGGCCAACGGATTCTTCCATATGGTGCAGTTGTTGGTGGAAGCAAAAAAAATAAAAATTTGAATTTATTTGATGCTAATAAAATTGAACAACTTGAAGAAGAAAAAAAACAATTAATTATAAATCAAGAAGAAATTGAAAAACAAATATTAAATCTATCTGAAGAAATTGATTTGCAAAGAGAACACCACAATGAAATTCAAGCATCGATTGCAACATCTAAAAAAACATCAGAAAGTTTAGAAAAACAATTAACAAAAATAAAAGATGAGTTTAGGATTTTAACAGGAAAAGAATTAAGTAGTGAAGAAATAGAATATAAATCAATTGATGAGCAAATTATAAAATTAATTGAAGAAATTGCTGAATCAAATAATTTAAAACAAGAAATTGAAAAAGAAATTAATGTTATTAGATCATTAAAAGATCAATCAAGCCAAAAACAAAATGAGTTATATAAATCTCTTGAAGAAGATAGAAATATGTTAAGTGTTTTAAAAGAAAAGTATTCATCAATTAACTCTGATAAAAATTTATTATTAGAAAAAGAAACTAATGCAAAAGCACATCTTGCTCAAGATTATAATATGACTTATGAAAATGCTTTAAAAATAAAAGAAAATAAATTAGACAACGAAAAAGAAGTAAGAGAAAAAATTAAAGAGCTAAGATTAAAAATTACAAATTTAGGTAATATAAATCTTGATTCAATCCAAGAATATGAAGAAGAAAATTCAAGATATGAAATGTATTTAAATCAATCTAATGAAATTTATGAGTCAATAAAAAATTTAAAAGGTGCAATAGTTGATATGGATCATCAAATGATTGACCAATTTAGAAAAATAATTACTGATGTAAATAAAGTTCTTCCAGAAACATTCGCAACCTTGTTTGGGGGAGGCAATGCCTCAATAATTTATACAAATCCCGAAGACATTCTTAACACAGGTATAGACTTAAAATTAGCACCACCAGGAAAAAAAATATCAAACTTAAATTTATTAAGTGGTGGTGAAAAATCAATGGTTGCACTTTCGGTATTGTTTTCAATATTAAAAGTTAGACCAATACCTTTGGTTATATTAGATGAAGTTGAGGCTCCTTTGGATATAGCCAATGTTGAAAGGTTTGCAAAATATATTAAGACTTTTATAAATAATACACAATTCATTATTGTAACTCACAGAATTGGAACAATGGAAAATTGTGACAAACTATTTGGTGCAACAATGGAGCAAAAAGGTATTACTAAAATAGTACAAATTAAATTAGTTGATGCAAAAAAAATAACTAATAGTAATTAA
- the pstB gene encoding phosphate ABC transporter ATP-binding protein PstB: MSKRQEVIKINDFNFYYNRTKQALKNINMNIKQNTVVAFIGPSGCGKSTLIRSINRMNDLVNNIYLEGQIEVNNIKIYEKGVDVVNLRTNVGMVFQKANPFPISIYDNVAFGPRNQGVKDKAALNQIVEDSLKKAALWDDVKDYLRDSALSLSGGQQQRLCIARAIAMKPKILLMDEPTSALDPIATLKVEELILKLKKEFTIVIVTHSMAQATRVSDYTAFFLNGELIEYDKTKKIFTNPKNKKTEDYISGRFG; encoded by the coding sequence ATTAGCAAGAGACAAGAAGTAATTAAAATAAATGATTTTAATTTTTATTATAATAGAACTAAACAAGCACTAAAAAATATTAACATGAATATAAAACAAAACACTGTAGTTGCATTTATTGGACCATCTGGGTGTGGTAAATCTACTTTAATTAGATCTATAAATAGAATGAATGACTTAGTTAATAATATTTATTTAGAAGGTCAAATTGAAGTTAATAATATAAAAATATATGAAAAGGGAGTTGATGTTGTAAATCTTAGAACAAATGTTGGAATGGTTTTTCAAAAAGCAAACCCATTTCCTATATCTATATATGATAATGTAGCTTTTGGACCAAGAAACCAAGGTGTAAAAGATAAGGCTGCTTTAAATCAAATTGTTGAAGACTCGTTAAAAAAAGCTGCTTTATGAGATGACGTAAAAGATTATTTAAGAGACTCAGCTCTAAGTTTAAGTGGAGGACAGCAACAAAGGTTATGTATTGCTAGGGCAATTGCAATGAAACCTAAAATACTTTTGATGGATGAACCAACAAGTGCATTGGATCCAATTGCCACTTTAAAAGTTGAGGAATTAATATTAAAATTAAAGAAAGAGTTTACAATTGTTATAGTAACTCACTCAATGGCTCAAGCAACCAGAGTTAGTGATTATACAGCGTTCTTCTTGAATGGTGAGTTAATTGAATATGATAAAACAAAAAAAATATTTACAAATCCAAAAAATAAAAAGACAGAGGACTACATTTCAGGTAGATTTGGATAG
- a CDS encoding IS3 family transposase: MNEKWVTDVTYIKTINGNVYLSVIKDLFNSEIVDWKLSVSPNNKLCHTNLISAIKKRGAPKIIHSDQGSPYTNETWERLCKNNNINISMSRRGNSPNNGACESFFGTFKNECIYTYKVKELHHSNIYKIISDYIEFYNYVRPLLKHKKTPYEIRMEKVSF, translated from the coding sequence TTAAATGAAAAATGAGTAACAGATGTAACTTATATAAAAACTATTAATGGAAATGTTTATCTATCTGTTATAAAAGATTTGTTTAATTCAGAAATTGTTGATTGAAAGTTATCGGTTAGTCCTAATAATAAATTATGTCATACAAATTTAATAAGCGCCATTAAAAAAAGAGGTGCACCAAAGATAATCCACTCAGATCAAGGATCACCATATACAAATGAAACTTGAGAAAGATTATGTAAAAATAATAATATAAATATTTCTATGTCACGAAGAGGAAATTCACCAAATAATGGTGCCTGTGAGTCTTTTTTTGGAACTTTTAAAAATGAATGTATATATACATATAAAGTAAAAGAACTACATCATTCAAATATTTATAAAATTATCTCAGACTATATAGAGTTTTATAATTATGTTAGACCTTTATTAAAACATAAAAAAACTCCATACGAAATTCGTATGGAGAAAGTATCTTTTTAA
- the ptsS gene encoding phosphate ABC transporter substrate-binding protein: MSKKISVSLVIFLIIMLGFWIWTLVTPKNSIVIGGSTSVNPFMQLSTKSYSEYESGGDFVYNSTGSQAGVGGVEKGMYAAGFISKDAKKDTLTSGNSFVENSFREVQSNEEIEEYINEIKKKEVSKSNGYLSIKFAIDAIGIIFNSPSYWKTKINNISIDDLVNFKLSNRKENENFLSILYQGNITWHDFANDLLNSYQNVNDLIEFNNNNSSEGEAKIPTYTREDGSGTRSAFSDITKIKKMPTSNVVNSNGAMIEQIRLSSGFGYVSNGFIQNIDPNSGIKLAGIDGKKLASPLTEGNKPYELDTLTLEWKESKTFENNDDFIISKTGYTFKRPFICITNILGSNFDSIINFFKYLNSLSNDESNPFKKEGLVKSIIFNELQENKGS; encoded by the coding sequence GTGAGTAAAAAAATTAGTGTTTCTCTAGTAATTTTTTTAATAATAATGTTAGGATTTTGAATATGAACTTTGGTTACTCCAAAAAACTCAATTGTAATTGGAGGAAGTACAAGTGTTAACCCATTCATGCAGCTATCTACTAAATCATATAGTGAGTATGAGTCTGGTGGGGATTTTGTTTATAATTCAACAGGTAGCCAAGCTGGTGTTGGTGGTGTTGAAAAAGGAATGTATGCTGCAGGATTTATATCTAAAGATGCAAAAAAAGATACTTTGACAAGTGGGAATAGTTTTGTTGAAAATTCATTTAGAGAAGTTCAAAGCAATGAAGAAATAGAAGAATATATAAATGAAATTAAAAAGAAAGAAGTTTCAAAATCAAATGGATATCTTTCAATAAAATTTGCAATTGATGCAATAGGTATAATTTTTAATTCTCCTAGTTATTGAAAAACAAAAATTAATAATATTTCAATTGATGATTTAGTTAACTTTAAATTATCAAACAGAAAAGAGAATGAAAACTTTTTATCTATTTTATATCAAGGAAATATAACATGACATGATTTTGCAAATGATTTACTAAATAGTTATCAAAATGTAAATGATTTAATTGAATTTAACAACAACAACTCATCAGAAGGTGAAGCAAAAATACCAACTTATACAAGAGAAGATGGATCGGGTACAAGAAGTGCTTTTTCTGATATTACTAAAATAAAAAAAATGCCAACATCAAATGTAGTTAACTCAAATGGAGCAATGATAGAGCAAATAAGATTATCTTCTGGTTTTGGATATGTTTCTAATGGTTTTATTCAAAACATTGATCCTAATAGTGGAATTAAGTTAGCCGGAATTGATGGTAAAAAATTAGCTTCACCACTAACTGAAGGCAATAAACCCTATGAGTTAGACACTTTAACATTAGAATGAAAAGAAAGCAAAACTTTTGAAAACAACGATGATTTTATAATTTCTAAAACTGGTTATACTTTTAAAAGACCTTTCATATGTATAACAAATATTTTGGGTTCGAACTTTGATAGCATAATAAACTTCTTTAAATACTTGAATAGTTTATCTAATGATGAAAGTAATCCTTTTAAAAAAGAAGGTTTAGTTAAATCGATTATATTTAATGAACTTCAAGAGAATAAAGGAAGTTAG